The following coding sequences lie in one Hippoglossus hippoglossus isolate fHipHip1 chromosome 14, fHipHip1.pri, whole genome shotgun sequence genomic window:
- the LOC117774641 gene encoding ankyrin repeat domain-containing protein SOWAHA-like codes for MSLTQESVLSLLVSEGGRVKKSELVRKFKGSVDCGDPAEKERNRELFKTFVNNVAVVREIDGVRYVVVKNVYQHLLEGVQTESSREEEPGSEGPAGTGEQQRLPVRDQGSAGPGEDEPDVPDLGEASESSENPTELLCPIQLALQRTKFTDVRVKRMLNFEIQSQDKNGDGCFTRGEATKSKTIKSKPFALPLRVPPSSTRVEVRKLKVEPDDPPESPTPDAHRYKRRPPSVEDRTGGSVGSPQLRRAVKSTKASEEQKENRVPSLVPLEQSEHEWLVKCAAGHWSQAYGLLLRDSQLAEKRDFMSGFTALHWAAKCGNSDMLTKIVDLSRQGGVEVDINARTHGGYTPLHIAALHDQEYIMATLVGEHNADVRVRDNCGKRAYHYLHKGVSKSVREMLSEPKARPAPDTSPPEKEEPELFPDLPKGLHSISRLFQPHVTGLKKKPKQRSALYSLSDDPGEEREDSGFRQRVLSEAFI; via the coding sequence ATGTCGTTGACGCAGGAGTCCGTCCTGTCTCTGCTCGTATCGGAGGGAGGCCGAGTGAAGAAGTCCGAGCTGGTGAGGAAGTTTAAAGGCTCCGTGGACTGCGGGGATCCCGCGGAGAAGGAGCGGAACAGGGAGCTTTTCAAGACCTTCGTCAACAACGTCGCCGTCGTCAGAGAAATCGACGGCGTCCGCTATGTGGTCGTCAAGAATGTGTACCAGCATTTACTGGAGGGAGTCCAGACGGAGAGCAGCCGCGAGGAGGAGCCGGGAAGCGAAGGACCGGCGGGGACAGGTGAGCAGCAGCGCCTACCTGTGCGGGACCAGGGCTCTGCGGGTCCTGGAGAAGACGAGCCAGATGTCCCTGACCTGGGTGAGGCGAGTGAAAGTAGTGAAAACCCAACGGAATTACTGTGTCCTATACAGCTGGCTCTGCAGAGGACCAAGTTCACGGACGTCAGGGTTAAAAGGATGCTGAATTTTGAGATCCAGAGCCAGGACAAGAATGGAGATGGTTGCTTTACAAGGGGTGAAGCAACAAAGTCCAAAACCATCAAGAGCAAACCTTTCGCCTTGCCTCTGAGAGTGCCCCCCAGCTCCACCAGGGTGGAGGTCCGCAAGCTGAAGGTGGAACCAGATGATCCTCCTGAAAGTCCAACACCAGATGCCCACAGGTACAAGAGAAGACCCCCCTCAGTGGAGGACAGGACTGGCGGCAGCGTGGGCTCACCCCAGCTCAGGAGGGCGGTGAAGAGCACCAAGGcgtcagaggagcagaaagagaaCAGGGTTCCCTCCCTGGTTCCCCTGGAGCAGTCGGAGCATGAGTGGCTGGTCAAGTGTGCCGCCGGCCACTGGAGCCAGGCGTACGGCCTGCTGCTGAGAGACAGCCAGCTGGCCGAGAAGAGGGACTTCATGTCAGGGTTCACCGCCCTGCACTGGGCAGCCAAGTGTGGAAACAGTGACATGCTCACCAAGATTGTTGACCTGTCGAGGCAGGGGGGAGTTGAAGTCGACATTAACGCGAGGACACATGGCGGTTACACTCCTCTGCACATTGCCGCCTTGCACGACCAGGAGTACATCATGGCCACGCTGGTCGGGGAGCACAACGCCGACGTGAGGGTCAGGGACAACTGCGGGAAGAGGGCCTACCACTATCTGCACAAGGGTGTTTCCAAGAGTGTGAGGGAGATGCTGAGTGAACCCAAGGCCCGGCCGGCTCCGGACACGTCCCCGCCTGAGAAAGAAGAGCCGGAGCTGTTCCCAGATCTCCCCAAGGGTCTGCATTCAATAAGCCGTCTCTTCCAGCCGCACGTGACGGGCCTCAAGAAGAAGCCCAAGCAAAGGTCAGCGCTTTACTCCCTGAGCGACGACCCCggcgaggagagagaggacagcgGTTTCAGACAGAGAGTCCTGTCAGAAGCTTTCATCTAA